CGCTGGTGCCTTGCAACGTGATGCCAGCCTTGGTGGCGTTGTCATAGCCGATGGCCAGTGGATTGGCACTACCGCCAGATTGCTGCAACGTCGCCACATCTTGATTGAGCGCGGTTTCGCCGGAATCCAATGCAGAGATGGCCGAACCCACGTTGGAGTACGTCGTGCCTTGGACGGTGTACGACGGCACCAACCCATTGGCCACCGTGGCGCCGCCACCCAGTGCCGTCGCCACGGACGTGGCCGTCGCGGTGAGTTGCCCTAGGTTGACGGCATCCGTGCTTTGCGTACCCGCAGCAACATGGATGATCTGCCGCTCCGCACCCGTGGCGCCAACCGACACGCTGTTGTCGCGGTCACCCACCGAGTTCGCGCCGAGTGCGACTGCGTTGTTGCTGGTGACGGAGGTCGCGGTACCTAGCGCCGTGCCCTGCGCTCCGGTCACCTGTGCGGTCGCGCCCAGCGCGACGGAGTTGTCTGTCACGGCATTGGAGCCCGCACCAACGGCGATAGCCTGTGTGCCCGTTGCCGCAGCGGCAAAGCCATTGACCACCGCGTAATCACCGCTGGCGCCCGCACCTAAACCCATCACGGTGTCGCCTGTGCCAAGCGCCTGTGCTTGCGTGCCCACCACCGTGCCGTAAGCGCCACTGGCAGCCGCTTGGCTGCCAATAGCCACGCTCGCATCACCGAGCGCTTGTGCGGCGGTACCCACGGCGACGGCATAGTCGGTGCCCGTCGCGTTCGCGCTGTTGCCAATCGCCACCGTGTTCTGCTGAGAAGCATTGGCGCCCACGCCAATAGCGGTGGCGCCGTGGGCGAGGGCCTGCGCGCCAGGACCCACGGCCGTGGCGTAGTCGCCCGACGCCACGGCGGCGACGGGGTTGCCCGAGACGTCGAACGATTTTGGATTGCCACTGGAATCGACCACGTAACCGCCGATCGCCACGCTGCTCAGGCCCGTGGCCTGCGCGTTGGCACCGGCGGCGATGGCGTTGTAGTTACTGGCATTGGCGCTGTAGCCCAGTGCCGTGGCGTAGTTCGCGCCGGTGGTGGCGCTATGGCCGATGGCCGAGGAACCGATACCCATGGCGAAGGTGTTGCCGCCGATGGCGGTGCTGTAGTCGTCATTGGCAAAGCTGTTGTAGCCGACCGCGCTGCTCTCGGTGCCCATGGCGGTGCTCATGGCGCCGGCGGCAACGCTGTGAGTACCCAGTGACAAGGCCGAATCGCTGCCGTCGCCTGCGCCATCCGCAGAGAAATAAGGGTCGGCCGGCGTGGATACCTGTGGCGTCACCTGCGCCAGCTGCAGCGAAGGCGCTGCGGCGGTGGTGTCGGTACTCGTGCCCGTGCTGGCGGAAGAAGGGGCTGTACTGTCGGCCGCCATGGCGCCGGTGGCCAGCATCGAGCCGGTGGCAAGCGAGGCGACGGCCAGTATCGCCCTGGCGCGCCTGACGCTATTGCCCTTGCCGTGCGACTTCGCCAGTTCGCTGGCGACGACCAGCATGCCGCGCGCGGCATTCCATATCTTGCTGTGGATTGCGTTCATTGATTTCTCCCCGCTGGGTTTTCGGCGATGCCTGGCCTGCGTCCTGCCGTGGGGCGCGCATGGATGGCATCGCTGTCGGACGTATGGACGTCCATGGAATGGTGGGTTGGATGGCTTGATCGTCCGGCGCGCGATCGCTGTCGCACGCCGGAGTGGACTCAGTTGTAGGAGCCGAGCACCGAGACGCCGGTAAACACGGCCGGACTGGTCACCGTCACGTAATACGTTCCCGCCGTTGGCGCACGCACCACCACGGCTTCCGTGTTGGTGTTGGCGTGGGCGGAGACGTAGTCGTACGAGGTGGCGCTGGCCGCGCTGCCGCGCTTGACGTACAGCGACACATCGCCACTGCCGCCACTGGTGCGGAACGTCAGGGTGGTTGTGCCCGCGGGTACAAACAACGTGAACTGCTGGCTGCTGCCAGCCGGTCCCAGTGTGGTCACGGCCACGCCGTTACTGAGCGCGATCGGCGCTGCCGGTGGCGGATTGGTGGTTGCCGGGCTGCCATTGCCCCATATGTAGGCAAGGGCGTTGAACTGGCTGATGTCCAGCGAACCGAAGCCCGTGGTGAAGTCCCAGCCTGTGGCGGCGTTGTAGCCGTAGGTATGGCCGCCAAAGGCCACGCCGTTGTTGCCCGCGGTCACGTCGTGCAGCACGGCCGCATTATTCGGGAAATCGCGATACATCATGCTGGCCGGAAAGCCGATGGAGTTGTTGGCGTAGGTCTGCACGCGGGCAAACACGCCCACGAAGATTGGCGAAGCCAGACTGGTGCCGCCCACCGCGTAGCGCGTGCCATCGATGAAGATCTGCGCGCCCGTGTACGAGGATGCATCGAAAGCAATGTCAGGCACCTGGCGCACCGTGGCGCCAAGGCCAGAGGCCTGCCACGCCGGTGCGGTTTCGAACAGGCTCTTGCCGCCGGTGCTGGCCCAGATGCGTTCGTTGCCATCGTCCGCCGCTGCCACGCCATCGTTCCAGGTCGTTTCGCCGGCCCAGGCGGTACCGTTGGTCATCAGCTCGGTGCCGCCGACGGCGATCACGTTGGGCGACGTTGAGGGTTCGCTCACCGAGTAGGTCGAGAGGCTGAATGGTGAAGGCAGCACCACGCCTGCGCCGCTGGCGAACTCGCCGTCGGTGGTGACGTATACGCCCTGGTCGCCCGAGGCGACGGAGAACGTCTGGCCCTGCGCGACGGCCTGCGCGAAGACGGCGTCATCCGCTGCCTGTGTGCCGCTTTGATTGGCGATGGTTTCGTCTTCGCCCAGCGAGACGTTGATCACCTTGGCGAGCGTGGTATCCGTGACGGCGGCGTTGTAGGCCGCGGTGATGCCCGCGTCGGTCAGTTCTTCGTCTGCGGCACCGTCCTGTCCATTCGCCGCCGTGTAGAACACCAGCTGCTTCACACCGCCGGAGGTGCCGACGATGGACTGTGAGTCGAGGTTCCACTCCATGTCCGAGCTGGGGTCGTCGGAGAAGTCCACGGCCGAGCCGAGCGTCACCGGTACCACGCGGACGTTGGTGGCGTTCATCGCCACCGCCGTGGTCATGGTGTTGAGGTCCTGCTGCGTCTGTGTGAGATCACCCCAGGTAATGATGCCCACCGTGGTGTTGAAAGCTGTCGGTGTGCTGCCCGCGTCGTAGATCGTCGGGAATTGCGTGGGCGAGTGCGTCACCGCGGACGCCGTGCCCTGGGTAGCGACATTCGTCGTTGCCGTCACCGGCCTGCCGAGGAAGCTCAGCGGATGCTTGTGTTCAATGTTCTGCAGGCCGATCACCGAGCCGACAATGCCGCCGAGCGACTGCGGGACCATCACGTCGCTGTCGTTGCCGAAGCGTTGCTTGCCGTTCTCGGTGTAGGTCTTCATGGAGGCGTTGAACGCCGTGGCTACGGTGGCGGCATTGCCATCGGCATAGACCAGCGTGTTGTTCGGCGACACGGTGATACGGGTAAAGCCCGACTGCTGCAGGTGTGTCACGACGGCCTGTACCTGGGCATCGGTCGGCGCATAAGTCGCCTTAAATTGCGCAGGCGTGAGGAACTTGCCAAATACCGCGTTACCCGGTGTGTTCACGTTCTTGATGAACGCTTGCAGCTGGTCCGCGTTGCGCAGGTTCAGGCCAACGGCGATGTGCAGCAGCTTGCTGTTGGCCAACGGTGTTACCACCGCGGACACCTGCGGCTGGCCGTGGCGGTTGACGGCATAGTTGGTGTGCGTCACGGGTGCTTGCCCGGCGCGTGCCGACGATGTGGTTACCGTCTTCAACAGCGCGGCGTGGCTGTGGGTTGGCGCCCAGTCGCTCGCGTGCGCAGCCAGCGGGCTGAAGGCGAGTGCGAGGGCCATGGGCAGAAAGGCTTTGCGGGCGGGCAGGCCTGCATGAGTCGTACGAGTGCGGCTGGACATCTTCGATCCCCGGGATGCGTGGGGCCGGCGCGGCCCCAATTCGAATAGGCGCCCGACTGGCGCTTTACCAAGCGCGGATAACTAGCGACGATCCCGAGTACCCCATGCCTCGTTGCGCGAGGCATCCCCTGGTCTGCAGCGGCGACGTGCTAGCCAGACGACGGCTTGAATTCAGCTTTCACCAGACGCACTGCACAACACACGCACCCACTCCCACTATTTCTCACGCTTGCTCACGCAGCCCACGCAATCGCACGCAAGCCCTTGTGAGCAAGCCAGCGAATTCCAAAAAAGACCTGCTCGCGCTGTTGACGGAACGGACGTCACGCCCGCAGAGTGTCGGAACTTCCCTAGAACTACCGATGCCAGGCCGCATGAACGACGGAGCCTCGAAAACAAACGCCCGAACGCCCGATCGCGCGTGGCATGTCGGCGTGCTGGAAGACGACGCGCAATTGCGCGAAGGCATCATCATTCCAGGGCTTCGTTACTTCGGTTTTCAGGTGACGGGCGCGGGTTCGGTGGCGGAGCTGTATCGCCACATGTTGAGCAGGCGTTTCGACATGGTGGTGCTGGATATCGGCCTGCCTGACGACAGCGGTCTCAATGTGGTGAAACACCTGCGCGAAATTTCCACGCTTGGCATCGTCATGCTGACCGGAAACACAGGCATGGACGACCACGTCACTGCGCTGACGCGCGGCGCGGATGCGTTCCTCAACAAACCGGTAAACATCGAGGTGCTGGCCGCCACCTTGCACAGCGTGGGGCGCCGCCTTGTCGGCGTGGCTGGAGCGGGCGGTGCGGTGACGACGTCAGCGGGCTTGGGCCGCTGGCGGCTGGATACCGACGACTGGTGCCTGGTCACCCCCGTGGGGCAGGCGCTACCGCTGACCGCGCCGGAGCGTTGCATCCTGCGTGTGCTGATGGCGGTGCGCGGTGAGCCGGTGTCGCGCGAAAAACTGATCAGCGCGTTGACCTCCGACATTTATGAGTTCGACCCGCACCGCCTGGAAATGATGGTGCACCGGCTCCGCCGCAAAGCGCAGGATGCCGCGGGCCAACCGCTGCCGTTGCTCACGTCGCGCGGGCAGGGGTATCTCTTCGCCAGCGATGCTTGATTTTTTTCGTCCGTATGGACGTCCATTCAAAGCGGTATCGTTGATTCATCATGGAGCGGCAGGCGGATGACGAAGGCCGTTCCCTGCATCGGTGTGCTGGTGACGTCGATGACGCCGTGCGCGGCATCCACCATGCTGGACACCACGGAAAGGCCCAGCCCGGTACCGCGCCCGAACGGTTTGGTGGTGTAGAACGGCTCGAATACTTTGGCGCGGACGTCATCGCTCATGCCGACGCCCGAATCGGCTAGCGCGAGCTTCAGCATGGGTGGCGTGCCATCGCTTTCCAATCGCAAGGTAAACAAGCCGCCCTCGGGCATGGCATCTCGCGCGTTCGCGGCGATGTTAAGGATCATGAGTTCGAACTGGCCGCGATCAAGCTGCAAAAGCAGCTCGCCGGGCGATGCCTGGATGTCGAGCTGGATGTAGTTGCCCAGCAGTTGGTGCAGCATCGGCTCGAGTTCTGCTACGGCGGTCGCGGCGTCGAATACTTGGCTGACGCCTACTTCCTGCCGGCTGAAATTGAGCAATTTCCGGCTGATGGTGAGCGCGCGCAGCGCGGCCAGTTCGATGCCTTGCATGGCGTTGAGCAAGGCGGGTGTGCCCAGGTCGGCCAACTGCTCGCGTTGCGAGGCGTAGCCCAGTACCACGTTCAACACATTGTCGAAGTCATGGGCGACGCCACTAGCGGCGCGCCCGATGGCATCGAGCTTCTGCGAGTGGATCAACTGGTTCTGCGTGCGCTCGCGTTCCTCCATTTCCTGCTTCAGTCGCTCGTTGGCGCGGGCGAGCGCTTCGCCGCGCTGCAATGCGTCGGACAACATTTGGCGTAGGGCACGCGTGGTGCAGTCGATGGCATAGGCGACAAGGATGTAGGCGACCAGAAGCATGGGCAGCGCATGGAATGCCCACCAAAAATCCTTGGTTGCGCCGGGTAGCCAAAGCGCATCGGCGAGCTGTCCCAGCGCAAAGCAGCCGACGATGGCGGTGAACACGGTCCATAACGTGCGCCTACCGAGCACTACGCCTGCAATCGCCAGCAGTAGCGTCGGCGATGGGTCGGGTGGCGCATGGCGATAGCCGGTGGTTGCAAAATTGCCGGCCAACGTAAGCAGGTACACGCAAAGAAACAGCTGAATGCCACGGTTGAAGTGACCGCGCCGGATCATCAGTACACCGATCCATGCGCCCATGGTGAGGGCAATGTCTGCGATGAGATCGGTGATGTCGGCAGCCGACCACACCGTTGGCAATGCAGCGCTGGGTTCGGCATAGATGTAGTACAGGCGAACCAGCAACGCCTGCAGTCCGACCGCCATCATCAGGATCTGGACGAAGCGGGCGTTTAAACGATCAACAGGATCCCTTGTTGGTGCACGGTCCAGCCACTCCCTGACGGCCCGTAGTCCTGGAATGGTCACGCACTCCCCCAGAAAACGAACAACAATCGCCGCGTTTTTCCGATCCCCATCGGTAGACGCGACCTGAAGACCCCATTCTTCCGCGCTTGTCACGCGTGAGCAAGAGAAAATGTTGGTGAGGTTGGAGAGCTGCGTGCTGCTGGTGTGGGAGCGTGCGTGACTTGCCTGCTGACCTCACTGAATCTCCGGACGGCATCACACCAACGGGGCGCACTGCGCCTCATTCAACAGGTCGCCGCAGGTGAGCGTCGACGGGATCGGCTTTGGGGAGATCGCCGACCGTCGTGCCGTGGAAGCGGTTACGCAGCTAGCGGCCATTCGGGGAGGAATCGGGTGAATACGATCTACAGCAAGATCTGGAACTCGGCGCTGGGCGCCGTGGTGGTGGCTTCCGAGCTCGCACGTATGGCGGGCAAGGGACGTCAGCGTAGGGCGCGCACGCTCACTGTCACAGGTGTGCTCGTGCTGAGCATGGCCATGGCGAACGGTGTGCAGGCGGGGGTGACGCTGCCCACTGCGACGCCACCGACCACCACGCCCGCCAGTGGCACCACGACGACCGTGGTGGATCCCACTGGCGCCGTCGCAATTTCCGGTCCCGCCAGTGGCGGTACGACGACGGCATCGACCGCCGGCAGTAACGATGTCGCCGTGGGTTCCGGCGCAGTGACGTTGGGCAGCAATGGCACGGCGGTGGGCGCGGGTGCGCAATCGCAGGGTGACAACGGCACCTCGTTGGGTGCCGCCGCCAATGCCGTGGGTAACGCGGCCGTGGCAGTAGGCGCCAACGCCACCGCCACGGGTGCGAACAGCACGGCGGTCGGTACCGGCGCGCAGTCGCAAGGCGACAACGGCACGGCGGTGGGTAGCGCTGCCAACGCGGTGGGTAACGCCGCTGTCGCTGTGGGTGCGAATGCCACGGCGACCGGCATGAACAGTGTGGCGCTCGGTGCAGGCGCTGCTGCAGCGACGGATAGCAGTATGGCTTCGGGGCAGGGCGCGCAGGCGACGGGCTCGGCGGCCATGGCCATGGGCGCGGCCGCCGGCGCAACCGGCTCCAACAGCATGGCGCTGGGTCAAGGCGCGCAGGCGACGGCGAGTAACAGCATCGCGCTCGGCAACAGCACGGTGGCCGCCAGCTCCAGTTCCATCGCCATGGGCAGCAGTGCCAGCGTTACGGGGGTCTCCAGCAGCGTGGCGATCGGCCCGGGTGCGTCGATCACCAACCAGACGTTGGCGGGCACCACGGCGTTCGGTTTCTACCGCAACGATGTTGCGATGGGTAACGGTGCCTCTCTGTATGCGGCGACGAGTTCCGTGGCGATCGGTGCACAGTCGTTCGTCGGTGATACGTCTGCGACGCCTGCGCTGGTGACCTCTGCTACGGCGGTGGGTGTTGGCTCCAGCGTGCAGGCCTCCTATGGCACTGCGATTGGTGACATCGCTAGCACGTCAGGTACATACGCCACCGCAGTGGGCTACGGTGCGAGCAGCGTCGGCAATACAGCATCTGCGTTCGGCAGCGGCGCGAGCGCGTTCGGTGCGGGTTCCACGGCGCTTGGCGGAAATGCTCAGGCCAATGGCGCGGGTAGCATTGTCATCGCGGGTGGCGGCAATGGAGGCGGTGCTTACTCCGGCCCCAATTCGCCCAATACCGTGGTGATCGGCAACAGCGCCGAAGCGGTGGAAACGACAGACAGCAATGGCAACGCGCAGTTGGTGAGCAACAGCGTAGTGATCGGCAGCAACGCCATCTCGTATGGCGGCTTGAATGGCATCGCCATCGGCAATACCGCTGGCGTGGCGCAGGGCAGCATCGACGCTATCGGCATCGGTACGCGTGCCATCGGTTACGGCGAAGGCTCAGTGGCCATGGGTGCAGGCTCTTATGCCATCGGGCCGGGTTCGACTGCCGTAGGTGGATGGTTGGACATCAATGGAACCGGCGTCGTTACCGGCGCAGGTTCTGGCACTACGGTTTCGCCTGGCGTGGGTTCCAGCGCGTTTGGTGCCGGTGCGGAGTCGATCGGCGATTTCAGTGTGGCCATGGGCGCGGGTGCCACGGCGGCGGGTAGTTCAACGGGCTATCCCAACGCCAATCGTGCGGGTTACACCAATGCGGATCAAACCGCGGGCGCTATTGCCATTGGCTACGAAAGCTATACCAACGGCGATGGCAGCGTCGTGATCGGTCGTAATGCGCTCGCCAATGGATCACCTGATGGCAGCCTGATCAACGGCACGGCCATCGGTTCGCAAAGCGTGGCCTGGGGCACCGGCGCCGTCGCTATCGGCAGCAGCGCGGTCGCTGCGTGGACCAACGATCAGGCCATGGGCACCAATGCCTACGCGGGCGGTGGCACGGGTACGAACAACATGGCTATCGGCAATGGCGCGACGGCCGGTGACGCCTTGCGTGGCACCGAGAACAGCCAGAACCCGCCGCTGCCTCTGCCGAATATCAGTGACACGATAGCCATTGGCGCCTCGTCCAGCGCCACAGCCAATCAAGCGATGGCGCTTGGCGTGAGTGCGTCGGCGGCTGGCGTGCAGGCGCAGGCATTCGGTAACAACGCCATCGCCAATGGCGTTCAGAGCATGTCCAACGGATACATGGCCGATGCCGAGGGTGACTACTCGATGGCTCAGGGCTCGGGTGCCTATGCCGCGGGTACGGGTGACGTTGCGCTCGGTAGCGGTGCAGTGGCAACGGGTGCCAATGGCATGGGGACTGCCGTGGGCTATGGCGCAACGGTGACGGCACAGAACGCCGTGGCGATCGGTGCGAACTCAGTGGCTGATCGCGACAACGCGGTGTCGGTGGGTGCGGCGGGTGCGGAACGCCAGATCATCAACGTCGCTGCGGGCACGCAAGCGACCGATGCGGTGAACCTGTCACAGCTGCAAGCGGCGGGGTTGGTGGATGGCAACAACAATCCGCTCACGGCGGTGACTTACGACGACGCCACCAAGGCGGGCATCACGTTGCAAGGTGCCAACGGCACGCAGATCCACAACGTCGCTGCTGGCGTAGCACCGATGGATGCGGTGAACATGGGTCAGTTCACCAGCGCGACCAGCACCATCAACGGCGAGCTGTCGACGCTCACCACCGACTTCACCACGCTGACCCAGCAACTGGGCGCGGGCGGTGGCGGCATGCCCGGCACCTTCGCGGTGAACGGCCAGGGTGGCAGCATGACCAACGCCAGTGCCAACGGCGCCAATACGGTGGCGATCGGCAATGGCGCAGCGGTCGGTACCGGTGTCAGTGGTGACAACGGCACGGCGGTCGGCGGCGGGGCACTCGCGCACGGTCCCAATGACACCGCCTTCGGTGGCAACGCCAAGGTAAATGCCGACGGCAGTACCGCCGTGGGCGCCAACACCACCATTGCTGCTGCAGCGACCAATGCAGTGGCAGTGGGTGAAAGCGCGTCGGTGACAGCGGCTTCGGGCACGGCGGTTGGTCAGGGTTCGTCCGCCAGCGCCACCAATGCAGTGGCACTGGGTCAAGGGTCGGTGGCTAATCAGGCCAACACCGTATCGGTGGGTACGGCCACCAACCAGCGCCAGATCGTCAACGTGGCCGCCGGCGTGAATGCTACCGATGCCACCAACGTCGGGCAGGTCAGTGCACAGGTGACTCAGGCACTGCAGACCGCCAAGACGTATACCGATGCGTCATCGCAGCAGGCGGTGCAGTCGGCCAATGCGTATACCAACCAGGCCATTGCCAATTACGACGCAAACTCCGGCATCGGTGCGCTGCGTCAGGAAATGAATGATCAGTTCAACAACGTCAACCAGCGACTCGATCGCGTCGGTGCGATGGGATCGGCGATGGCGCAGATGACGGCAAACACATCGAACCTTGCGGGCGACAACCGCGTGGGCTTCGGCGCCGGCAACTACAACGGCCAGGGGGCATTCGCTGTCGGCTATCAGCGCGCGTTCGCCAGCAGCCACGCCAGTGTGTCCGTGGGTGCTTCGGTGTCGGGTTCCGAAACATCCGTCGGCGTTGGCGGCGGTTTCAGCTGGTAAGGCGAAAGGGCGCCGCATGGCGCCCTTTCCATGCCCATCAAATTGGAGAGATATGCATGAATCGTCTAACACTTGGCCGCATGGCCGTCCTGGCTGCGGCACTGGGTTTTTCCACGGCGCACGCCGCATCGATCGTCACCAGCACCGGCGCCACCATCAACGCATCGACCATGGGTGCGAATGACACGATCGACGCCTTTATCGTCACCTATCGCGACGGCACCGCCGAACGCAGCAACGCCAATGCCGTCGAGCAGAATATCGGCGTGGCCGTGACGCGCGCGAAGCTCGACGCGGCATCGCAGAAAGCCACACCCTCGAACGCCGTCAGCGTGCAGTGGAAGCGCAAGCTCGGCATCGGCGCCGATGTGGTACACACCAGTCGCAAACTGAGCCGCAATGAAGCAGTGGCGCTGATGCAACAGATCGCTGCCGATCCGGCTGTGGCGCACGTCGAGCCCGACGTGCGCATGCACATCGTCAAGGACATCGCGGCCAGCACAGTAAAGCCGGATGCCGTGGGCACCAGCACGCCCAACGATCCGTACTTCTCCTATCAGTGGCACATGCGTCCCGGCACCGGTACGGTGGAAACCATCGGTACCGACACGACCGGCTACGCTAACTATGGCGGCAGCAACGCGTCCGCCGCATGGCTGAACTACGACGGCACCGGCGTGGTGGTGGCCGAGATCGATACCGGCGTAACGCAACACCCCGACCTCAACCTGGCGTTGGCGAACGCCGGTTACGATTTCATCACCGCCGCAGCGACGTCCGGCCGCGCCACCGATGGCCGCGTGCCGGGTGGTTGGGATACGGGGGACTGGACGACAGCGGCCATGAATTGCGGCATCGCGAACAGCAGTTGGCACGGGACGCATGTGTTCGGCACGATCGCGGCAGTCACCAACAACGGCGTGGGCGTTACGGGCGTGGCGCCGGGTTCGCAAGTCATGCCGCTGCGCGCACTAGGTCACTGCGGTGGCGCGACTTCTGATATTGCCGATGCGATCACCTGGGCCTCGGGGGGGGGCGGTGCCCAACATGCCGGCGAACCCCAGTCCCGCGCAGGTGATCAGCATGAGCCTTGGCGGTCCTGGCACCTGCGAGGCGACGGATGCTTTCGGTAGCGCCATTGCCGGTGCTATCTCGCGTGGCGTCACCGTGGTCGTAGCCGCCGGCAACAACACCGACAACACCGCGAACTACTCGCCGTCGAGCTGCCCGGGCGTGATCACCGTGTCGTCGGTGGGTATCACCGGCAAGCGCGCGTTCTATTCCAACTACGGCAGCTATGTATCGATCGCAGGACCCGGTGGCGGCATCTACGCCAACGATGATCCCACCCAGACGACGACGCCGGACGCGGGCTTCGTATGGTCCACACTCAACGACGGCACGACCGCACCCGGTAACCCGATCTACGGCGAAATGGCCGGCACCTCGCAGGCGACGCCACACGTGGCGGGCGTGGTGGCCTTGATGATCGGTGCGGTGAAGGCTGCGGGCCAGCCCGCGCTCACGCCGCTGCAGATCCAGGAGGCACTGATTTCCTCGGCCCGTGTGTTCCCCGTCAGCGAGGGTGTCGCCTTTGGTAGCGGCGTCGTCGATGCCAATGCGGCCGTGCAAGCCGCGCTGAGTCCGACCATGACGGCACTACCATCGACGCTGGTAAGCAGCACGCCGGTAACGGTGGCGGGCAATGCGGGTACATCGCTGATCTACAGCATCACGGTGCCGGCCAACGCCACCAACCTCACCATTCGCACCATCGGTGGCACGGGGGATGTGTCGTTGTACGCGAAGGTCGGCGTGCCGGTGGCACCCAACGGTTCCAACGCCGACTTCTCGTCGGCCAAGCCGAATACCAACAACGAAGCGATCGTGCAGACGACGCCGGTCACGGGCACGTGGTACGTGCGCGTGACCGGCGTCAAGACCTTCGCCAACGTGCAGCTCACCGCGAGCTACACGGCGCACTGAGAAAGGGGGCATGTCGCCCGGTTTCCCGACGGGTCCAGAACCGTCGGGAGCCGGGCGCGTGTTTTTATCAGGAGGCCGGCGTATTGAGATAGTCGAGCGTCGCCTGCAACATCGACTCCATGCCGATCTTCATCGCGCCCTCGTCCATGAAGAACTTCGGCGAATGGTTGGCCGGCGCCTTGAGTGCGTCCTGCCCGGTCGGCGTTGAGCCGACGAAGAAGTACACGCTGGGCACTTCCTTCGCGAAATAGGCGAAGTCTTCCGAGGCCATCCACGGCTTCGCCTCGATCACATGGTCGCCGCCGATCGCCTTGCCGATGCTGGTCCGTACGCGTCCCGCCAGTGCGGGATCGTTGACCAGGATCGGGTTGCTGTCGCCCACCGGGATCTGCGTATCCACCGTGGCGCCGTTCGCTGCGGCAATGTGCTCTGCGATGCTCTTGAGGTTGTCGATCGCCTGCTGGCGCATGCCGGCATCGAAGGTGCGCAGCGTGCCTTGCAGCTCCACCTGATCGGGCACGATGTTGTAGCGGGCTCCGCCTTCCACGATGCCAAAGCTGAGCACGGCGGGTAGGTCGCCGATGTTGAGCTTGCGGCTGACGATGGTCTGCGCCGCGCTGATGATCTCAGCGGAGGTGACGATGGGGTCGACGCCGTTCCACGGCATCGCGCCGTGTGTCTGCCTGCCATGCACCACCAGCTTGAACCAGTCCGAACCCGCCATGGTCGGGCCGGGACGCACCGCCACCGTACCAACGTTGAGCGAGCTGACCACATGCATGCCGAACATCGCGTCGGGCTTGAAGTCGCGGAACACGCCTTCTTTCAGCATCAGCGATGCGCCGCCTTCCTCGCCTGCCGGTGCCCCTTCTTCGGCGGGCTGGAACACGAACATCACTTCGCCGGGCAAATCTTTCTTCATGCCGGCGAGCACGGTGGCGAGGCCGAGCAGCATCGCGGTATGCGAGTCATGACCACAGGCATGCATCACGCCGACCTGCTTGCCGCGGTACTCGCCCTTGGCTTTGGAAGCGAAGGGAAGATCTACCTCTTCGGTGACGGGCAACGCGTCCATGTCGGCGCGGATGGCGAGCTTCGGTCCCGGCTTGCCACCTTTGAGGATACCGACCACGCCGGTATGCGCGATGCCTGTGTGCACTTCCAGGCCCAGCTTCTTCAGCTGCG
This genomic window from Dyella terrae contains:
- a CDS encoding sensor histidine kinase: MMAVGLQALLVRLYYIYAEPSAALPTVWSAADITDLIADIALTMGAWIGVLMIRRGHFNRGIQLFLCVYLLTLAGNFATTGYRHAPPDPSPTLLLAIAGVVLGRRTLWTVFTAIVGCFALGQLADALWLPGATKDFWWAFHALPMLLVAYILVAYAIDCTTRALRQMLSDALQRGEALARANERLKQEMEERERTQNQLIHSQKLDAIGRAASGVAHDFDNVLNVVLGYASQREQLADLGTPALLNAMQGIELAALRALTISRKLLNFSRQEVGVSQVFDAATAVAELEPMLHQLLGNYIQLDIQASPGELLLQLDRGQFELMILNIAANARDAMPEGGLFTLRLESDGTPPMLKLALADSGVGMSDDVRAKVFEPFYTTKPFGRGTGLGLSVVSSMVDAAHGVIDVTSTPMQGTAFVIRLPLHDESTIPL
- a CDS encoding ESPR-type extended signal peptide-containing protein, giving the protein MNTIYSKIWNSALGAVVVASELARMAGKGRQRRARTLTVTGVLVLSMAMANGVQAGVTLPTATPPTTTPASGTTTTVVDPTGAVAISGPASGGTTTASTAGSNDVAVGSGAVTLGSNGTAVGAGAQSQGDNGTSLGAAANAVGNAAVAVGANATATGANSTAVGTGAQSQGDNGTAVGSAANAVGNAAVAVGANATATGMNSVALGAGAAAATDSSMASGQGAQATGSAAMAMGAAAGATGSNSMALGQGAQATASNSIALGNSTVAASSSSIAMGSSASVTGVSSSVAIGPGASITNQTLAGTTAFGFYRNDVAMGNGASLYAATSSVAIGAQSFVGDTSATPALVTSATAVGVGSSVQASYGTAIGDIASTSGTYATAVGYGASSVGNTASAFGSGASAFGAGSTALGGNAQANGAGSIVIAGGGNGGGAYSGPNSPNTVVIGNSAEAVETTDSNGNAQLVSNSVVIGSNAISYGGLNGIAIGNTAGVAQGSIDAIGIGTRAIGYGEGSVAMGAGSYAIGPGSTAVGGWLDINGTGVVTGAGSGTTVSPGVGSSAFGAGAESIGDFSVAMGAGATAAGSSTGYPNANRAGYTNADQTAGAIAIGYESYTNGDGSVVIGRNALANGSPDGSLINGTAIGSQSVAWGTGAVAIGSSAVAAWTNDQAMGTNAYAGGGTGTNNMAIGNGATAGDALRGTENSQNPPLPLPNISDTIAIGASSSATANQAMALGVSASAAGVQAQAFGNNAIANGVQSMSNGYMADAEGDYSMAQGSGAYAAGTGDVALGSGAVATGANGMGTAVGYGATVTAQNAVAIGANSVADRDNAVSVGAAGAERQIINVAAGTQATDAVNLSQLQAAGLVDGNNNPLTAVTYDDATKAGITLQGANGTQIHNVAAGVAPMDAVNMGQFTSATSTINGELSTLTTDFTTLTQQLGAGGGGMPGTFAVNGQGGSMTNASANGANTVAIGNGAAVGTGVSGDNGTAVGGGALAHGPNDTAFGGNAKVNADGSTAVGANTTIAAAATNAVAVGESASVTAASGTAVGQGSSASATNAVALGQGSVANQANTVSVGTATNQRQIVNVAAGVNATDATNVGQVSAQVTQALQTAKTYTDASSQQAVQSANAYTNQAIANYDANSGIGALRQEMNDQFNNVNQRLDRVGAMGSAMAQMTANTSNLAGDNRVGFGAGNYNGQGAFAVGYQRAFASSHASVSVGASVSGSETSVGVGGGFSW
- a CDS encoding S8 family serine peptidase, whose product is MNRLTLGRMAVLAAALGFSTAHAASIVTSTGATINASTMGANDTIDAFIVTYRDGTAERSNANAVEQNIGVAVTRAKLDAASQKATPSNAVSVQWKRKLGIGADVVHTSRKLSRNEAVALMQQIAADPAVAHVEPDVRMHIVKDIAASTVKPDAVGTSTPNDPYFSYQWHMRPGTGTVETIGTDTTGYANYGGSNASAAWLNYDGTGVVVAEIDTGVTQHPDLNLALANAGYDFITAAATSGRATDGRVPGGWDTGDWTTAAMNCGIANSSWHGTHVFGTIAAVTNNGVGVTGVAPGSQVMPLRALGHCGGATSDIADAITWASGGGGAQHAGEPQSRAGDQHEPWRSWHLRGDGCFR